A genomic window from Agreia sp. COWG includes:
- a CDS encoding MMPL family transporter, translating into MRVPRWLRVLLPAVLILVWLTAASIGGPYFGRIDEVSSNDQTSYLPASADATKVSALAKQFTDDDTIPAIVVFTSDDGAALSDEQLAGIRAQLEGVTTVSGVAEGVSPAIPSDDGVAVEAFLPIDAAGEVRDTIDDVRSYLGREQTVDGIRSYVTGPAGFTADIGDAFGGIDGILLLVALGAVFVILFIVYRSPLLPFLVLGTSLFALTTSLLTVWWLAKAGVFTLNGQVQGILFILVIGAATDYSLLYVSRYREALKLHEKRWDATWAALRVSLEPIIASGGTVIAGLLCLLFSDLNSNKALGPVSAVGIAFSVLAALTLLPALLLACGRASFWPVRPRYAPDAVAGPTAAARGFWARLERFIRWRPRAIWIVTTIVLLVGGSGVLQLQASGVPQSDLILGSSEARDGQQALGKHFPKGSGSPVVIVAPQGELGTVASVVLGTDGVTSLTVTSSNSPSGSATVGPEGGLSTPGAQTLMAPKPTIVDGRVLLQATLSDAADSDSAKDTVGALRSAIRDSGSDALVGGVTATAVDSDAAGVHDRNTIIPIVLVVILLILMMLLRSILAPVLLVLSVVVSFAAALGVSALVFTHVFRFPGADPSVPLYGFIFLVALGIDYNIFLMTRVREEALAHGTRAGILRGLTVTGGVITSAGIVLAATFSALGVIPVLFLAQIAFIVAFGVLLDTLLVRSLLVPALAYDLGRVIWWPSKLSRVPEGADTSSPQ; encoded by the coding sequence ATGCGGGTGCCGCGTTGGTTGAGGGTGCTCCTGCCGGCGGTGCTCATCCTCGTCTGGCTTACGGCGGCGTCGATCGGCGGTCCGTACTTCGGTCGCATCGATGAGGTGTCGAGCAACGACCAGACGAGCTATCTGCCGGCGAGCGCCGACGCCACGAAGGTCTCGGCCCTGGCGAAACAGTTCACCGACGACGACACGATCCCGGCGATCGTGGTCTTCACGAGCGACGACGGGGCAGCGCTCAGCGATGAGCAGCTCGCCGGCATCCGGGCCCAGCTCGAGGGGGTGACGACCGTCTCGGGTGTCGCCGAGGGCGTGTCCCCGGCCATCCCATCAGATGACGGCGTCGCGGTCGAGGCGTTCCTTCCCATCGACGCCGCCGGAGAGGTGCGCGACACGATCGACGATGTGCGCTCCTACCTCGGCCGCGAGCAGACCGTCGACGGCATCAGGTCCTACGTCACCGGCCCCGCAGGCTTCACCGCCGACATCGGAGACGCCTTCGGCGGCATCGACGGCATCCTTCTCCTGGTCGCCCTCGGCGCGGTCTTCGTGATCCTGTTCATCGTCTATCGCTCGCCCCTGCTGCCGTTCCTGGTGCTCGGTACCTCGCTCTTCGCGCTGACCACCAGCCTCCTCACCGTGTGGTGGCTCGCCAAGGCGGGGGTGTTCACGCTCAACGGTCAGGTGCAGGGCATCCTGTTCATCCTCGTCATCGGGGCAGCGACCGACTACTCGCTGCTCTACGTCTCGCGCTATCGGGAGGCCCTGAAGCTCCACGAGAAGCGGTGGGATGCCACGTGGGCCGCACTCAGGGTCTCGCTCGAGCCGATCATCGCGTCGGGCGGCACCGTGATCGCCGGGCTCCTCTGTCTGTTGTTCAGCGACCTCAATTCCAACAAGGCGCTGGGCCCGGTGTCTGCGGTCGGAATCGCCTTCAGCGTGCTCGCCGCGCTCACGCTGCTGCCCGCGCTGCTTCTGGCGTGCGGGCGGGCATCGTTCTGGCCCGTGCGGCCGAGATACGCACCGGATGCCGTGGCCGGCCCCACGGCCGCCGCCCGGGGCTTCTGGGCTCGGCTCGAGCGGTTCATCCGGTGGCGACCCCGCGCCATCTGGATCGTCACGACGATCGTGCTGCTCGTGGGCGGGAGCGGCGTGCTGCAGTTGCAGGCCAGCGGCGTGCCGCAGAGCGATCTGATCCTCGGCTCTTCCGAGGCCAGGGACGGCCAACAAGCTCTCGGGAAGCACTTTCCCAAGGGCTCCGGCAGTCCTGTCGTGATCGTCGCGCCCCAGGGTGAGCTCGGGACGGTCGCCTCCGTCGTGCTCGGTACCGATGGCGTCACCTCGCTCACGGTCACGAGCTCGAATTCCCCGTCAGGCAGCGCGACGGTCGGGCCGGAGGGTGGCCTGTCCACGCCCGGCGCGCAGACGCTGATGGCTCCGAAGCCCACCATCGTCGACGGCAGGGTTCTTCTGCAGGCCACGCTCTCCGATGCCGCCGACTCCGACTCCGCGAAAGACACGGTGGGTGCCCTGCGCTCCGCGATTCGCGACAGCGGCTCCGACGCTCTGGTGGGCGGTGTGACGGCCACGGCCGTCGACTCCGATGCGGCGGGCGTGCACGACCGCAACACGATCATCCCCATCGTCCTCGTCGTCATCCTGCTCATCCTCATGATGCTGCTGCGATCGATCCTGGCGCCGGTGCTGCTGGTGCTCAGCGTGGTGGTCTCGTTCGCCGCGGCCCTCGGGGTCTCCGCGCTGGTCTTCACCCACGTCTTCCGATTCCCGGGCGCCGACCCCTCGGTGCCGCTCTACGGCTTCATCTTCCTGGTCGCCCTCGGCATCGACTACAACATCTTTTTGATGACGCGGGTGCGCGAGGAAGCTCTCGCGCACGGTACTCGTGCCGGCATCCTGCGGGGGCTCACGGTGACCGGCGGCGTGATCACGTCTGCCGGCATCGTGCTGGCCGCCACGTTCAGCGCCCTCGGGGTCATCCCCGTGCTCTTCTTGGCACAGATCGCGTTCATCGTCGCGTTCGGCGTGCTGCTCGACACCCTGCTCGTGCGCTCCCTGCTGGTGCCGGCGCTCGCCTACGACCTCGGAAGGGTCATCTGGTGGCCGAGTAAACTGTCGAGGGTGCCGGAGGGCGCCGACACCTCATCACCCCAGTAG
- a CDS encoding isochorismatase family protein → MGRALFIIDVQNDFTEGGALGVAGGAAVARGISALLAEHKAAYDVVFASRDWHDADNDNGGHFATSGEPDFVDTWPEHCVAGTPGAAYHDDLVTRAVDFHVRKGQGRPAYSIFEGSTAEGGTVFELLDSHGVTSIDIAGIATDYCVRASALDALEHGREVRIITDLVAGVAPDTSRAALAELTRAGADLVLANQVER, encoded by the coding sequence ATGGGCCGCGCACTGTTCATCATCGACGTGCAGAACGACTTCACTGAGGGCGGCGCCCTCGGCGTCGCCGGGGGAGCAGCGGTGGCGCGGGGCATCTCTGCCCTCCTCGCCGAGCACAAGGCAGCCTACGATGTGGTCTTCGCCTCCCGCGACTGGCACGACGCCGACAACGACAACGGGGGCCACTTCGCCACCTCCGGCGAGCCCGATTTCGTCGACACGTGGCCCGAGCACTGTGTGGCGGGAACGCCGGGGGCGGCGTACCACGATGATCTCGTCACCCGCGCGGTCGACTTCCACGTGCGAAAGGGCCAGGGCAGGCCCGCCTATTCCATCTTCGAGGGCAGCACCGCAGAGGGTGGCACGGTCTTCGAACTCCTCGACAGCCACGGCGTGACCAGCATCGACATCGCCGGCATCGCCACGGACTACTGCGTGAGGGCCTCCGCCCTCGACGCCCTCGAGCACGGCCGCGAGGTGCGTATCATCACCGACCTCGTGGCCGGGGTGGCTCCCGACACCTCACGGGCGGCGCTCGCCGAGCTCACCCGTGCCGGGGCAGATCTGGTGCTCGCCAACCAGGTCGAGCGCTGA
- the ribH gene encoding 6,7-dimethyl-8-ribityllumazine synthase has translation MSGAGSPQLDIDGTGFKVTIVAGMWHEKITDGLLAGAHRVLDASGAEVSEVRVPGSFELPVVAKTALEAGADAVVALGVIIRGGTPHFEFVSDAATTGLTQVALQTGKPVGFGVLTLDDEQQGLDRAGLPGSKEDKGAEAAEAALATARVIRQIMLERR, from the coding sequence ATGAGCGGCGCAGGATCCCCCCAGCTCGACATCGACGGAACCGGCTTCAAGGTCACGATCGTGGCCGGCATGTGGCACGAGAAGATCACCGACGGCCTGCTCGCCGGAGCACATCGGGTTCTCGACGCCTCGGGCGCCGAGGTCTCAGAGGTGCGCGTTCCCGGCAGCTTCGAGCTGCCCGTCGTCGCGAAGACGGCCCTCGAGGCCGGGGCCGATGCGGTCGTTGCGCTCGGAGTGATCATCCGCGGCGGCACGCCGCACTTCGAGTTCGTGTCGGATGCCGCCACCACCGGCCTCACACAGGTCGCGCTGCAGACGGGCAAGCCGGTCGGCTTCGGTGTGCTCACGCTCGACGACGAACAACAGGGCCTCGACAGGGCCGGACTGCCCGGTTCGAAGGAGGACAAGGGTGCCGAGGCGGCCGAGGCGGCCCTCGCCACCGCCAGGGTCATCCGGCAGATCATGTTGGAGCGCCGCTAG
- a CDS encoding MFS transporter produces the protein MSSHAPADAPPAPKTNPRSRVIVASLIGTSIEFYDFYVYATAAVLVFPKLFFPNADDTTALLSSFAAFGAAFVARPIGSIIFGHFGDRIGRKGTLVASLLTMGIATVLIGCLPTAGTPGWIVLAPTFLVILRFCQGLGLGGEWSGAALLATENAPKNKRAIYGTFPQLGAPIGFIIANGVFLWLSLGLSPEDFAAWGWRVPFIGSALLVIVGLYVRFKLIETPAFTKVVESGEVAKLPLARVFKTSWRQLVLGTFIMLATYVLFYLMTTFTLTYGTTPASVEAGKAAADKAGKAFNADTFVTGLGYTRNDFLVMLIVGVIFFGIFTLVAGPLAERFGRRKTLIWVTVGIIVFGFLFVPLFGGGFVGVMALLIVGFTLMGLTFGPMGAVLPELFPTNVRYTGSAISYNVASILGAAVAPFIAVALWTAAGGSTWLVGVYLSVMAMITLVALLLSKETKDMDYEANVS, from the coding sequence ATGTCATCACATGCCCCGGCCGACGCCCCGCCCGCGCCCAAGACCAATCCCCGCTCACGCGTCATCGTTGCCAGCCTCATCGGAACATCGATCGAGTTCTACGACTTCTACGTCTACGCGACCGCGGCGGTGCTGGTCTTTCCGAAACTGTTCTTTCCGAACGCCGACGACACCACCGCACTCTTGAGCTCGTTCGCCGCGTTCGGCGCAGCCTTCGTGGCCCGGCCCATCGGCTCTATCATCTTCGGCCACTTCGGTGATCGCATCGGGCGCAAGGGCACTCTGGTGGCGTCGCTGCTCACCATGGGTATCGCCACGGTGCTCATCGGATGCCTGCCGACGGCGGGCACTCCCGGCTGGATCGTTCTCGCCCCCACCTTCCTCGTGATCCTGAGGTTCTGCCAGGGCCTCGGCCTCGGCGGCGAGTGGAGCGGTGCCGCCCTGCTGGCGACCGAGAACGCGCCCAAGAACAAACGAGCCATCTACGGAACGTTCCCGCAGTTGGGCGCGCCCATCGGCTTCATCATCGCCAACGGCGTCTTCCTCTGGCTCTCGCTCGGGCTGAGCCCCGAGGACTTCGCGGCCTGGGGCTGGCGGGTGCCCTTCATCGGCAGCGCTCTGCTCGTGATCGTCGGACTGTATGTGCGCTTCAAGCTCATCGAAACGCCCGCCTTCACGAAGGTGGTCGAGAGCGGTGAGGTCGCGAAGCTTCCTTTGGCGAGGGTCTTCAAGACCAGCTGGCGCCAGCTCGTGCTCGGCACGTTCATCATGCTGGCCACCTACGTGCTGTTCTACCTCATGACGACGTTCACGCTCACCTACGGAACCACCCCGGCATCCGTCGAGGCGGGTAAGGCCGCAGCCGACAAGGCGGGCAAGGCGTTCAACGCCGACACCTTTGTGACCGGGCTCGGCTACACCCGCAATGACTTCCTGGTGATGCTCATCGTTGGTGTGATCTTCTTCGGGATCTTCACGCTGGTGGCCGGCCCGCTCGCGGAGAGGTTCGGCCGCCGCAAGACTCTCATCTGGGTCACCGTGGGCATCATCGTCTTCGGGTTCCTGTTCGTGCCCCTGTTCGGCGGCGGCTTCGTCGGCGTGATGGCCCTTCTGATCGTGGGATTCACCCTGATGGGCCTCACCTTCGGCCCCATGGGTGCCGTGCTGCCAGAGCTCTTTCCCACCAACGTGCGCTACACCGGTTCGGCGATCAGCTATAACGTCGCCAGCATCCTGGGCGCCGCAGTGGCCCCGTTCATCGCTGTCGCGCTCTGGACGGCGGCGGGAGGCAGCACCTGGCTCGTCGGCGTCTATCTCAGCGTCATGGCGATGATCACTCTGGTCGCCCTTCTGCTGAGCAAGGAGACCAAAGACATGGACTACGAGGCGAACGTCTCGTAA
- a CDS encoding PfkB family carbohydrate kinase, which produces MPRVVVVGSLNIDSVVEVERHPQPGETLMGGDLATFFGGKGANQAMAAAAAGADVLFVGRVGDDASGRQYVERLAARGIDTSAIAITPGVSTGHAMIALAADGENTIIVSPGANARLTFADLEPLDDLTPEDVLLAPLESDLGVIAEAARRASARGARVIVNLAPFSALPEDVLALADPVVVNEHEAELLVTSGLRATSLLVTLGSDGSRWGDIEVPADSVGTVVDTTGAGDCYCGTLAAALAAGQDEPSAMALASEAAARAVEWLGAQP; this is translated from the coding sequence ATGCCCCGCGTCGTCGTCGTCGGATCACTCAACATCGATTCGGTCGTCGAGGTGGAGCGACACCCGCAGCCGGGGGAGACGCTGATGGGTGGAGACCTGGCGACCTTCTTCGGCGGCAAGGGGGCGAACCAGGCGATGGCCGCCGCCGCTGCCGGGGCGGACGTTCTTTTCGTGGGCAGGGTCGGTGACGATGCGTCAGGAAGGCAGTACGTCGAGCGCCTCGCGGCCAGGGGCATCGACACCAGCGCTATCGCAATCACGCCGGGGGTCTCGACCGGCCACGCGATGATCGCGCTCGCTGCCGATGGAGAGAACACCATCATCGTCTCGCCCGGCGCCAACGCACGCCTCACGTTCGCAGACCTCGAGCCGCTAGACGACCTCACCCCCGAAGATGTGTTGCTCGCGCCTCTCGAAAGCGATCTCGGGGTGATTGCCGAGGCCGCTCGGCGAGCCTCCGCCAGGGGAGCGCGGGTCATCGTGAACCTCGCCCCCTTCTCGGCGCTGCCGGAGGACGTGCTGGCCCTGGCCGACCCCGTGGTGGTGAATGAGCACGAGGCCGAGTTGCTGGTCACATCCGGTCTTCGGGCGACCTCGCTGCTGGTCACCCTGGGCTCCGACGGGTCGCGCTGGGGCGACATCGAGGTGCCGGCAGACTCGGTGGGCACCGTGGTCGACACCACCGGCGCGGGGGACTGCTATTGCGGCACGCTCGCGGCTGCCCTCGCCGCGGGGCAGGATGAGCCAAGCGCCATGGCGCTTGCCAGCGAGGCGGCGGCTCGCGCCGTCGAGTGGCTCGGCGCGCAGCCCTGA
- a CDS encoding NAD-dependent succinate-semialdehyde dehydrogenase: MTTSSETEFLATVPNQLYIGGQWVDAEGFATLDVLDPATGESIRAIADASPADGIRALDAAVAAADDWAATAPRVRGEILRRAFDLLQERKEQFALLMTLEMGKPLAEARGEVAYGGEFLRWFSEEAVRISGRYGQNPEGTATMVVSERPVGPCFLITPWNFPLAMATRKIAPALAAGCTVVVKPAELTPLTTLFFAQLLEDSGLPAGVLNVITTSTSGPVSEPIISDPRLRKLSFTGSTAVGQKLIAQSATNVLRTSMELGGNAPFVVFDDADLDKAVEGALLAKFRNIGQACTAANRFIVQESVAEEFGRRIAERVAGFTIGRGTDDGVDIGPLINDKAVDKADALVQDALSRGASLVTGGKRIEGAGSFYEPTVVAGVVAGSDILREEIFGPVVSIVTFRDEDEGVRLANDTEYGLVSYVFTRDLARGQRMIDRLDTGMMGLNVGVVSNAAAPFGGVKMSGLGREGGLEGIHEYLSTKYTLIPHS, encoded by the coding sequence ATGACAACGTCGTCCGAAACCGAGTTCCTGGCCACCGTCCCGAACCAGCTGTACATCGGGGGCCAGTGGGTCGATGCGGAGGGTTTCGCGACGCTCGACGTGCTCGACCCGGCGACGGGTGAGTCGATCCGGGCGATCGCCGATGCCAGCCCGGCCGACGGCATCCGGGCGCTCGACGCTGCGGTCGCCGCCGCCGACGACTGGGCTGCGACAGCACCCCGTGTGCGCGGAGAGATCCTGCGCAGGGCGTTCGACCTGCTGCAGGAGCGCAAAGAGCAGTTCGCCCTGTTGATGACGCTCGAGATGGGCAAGCCGCTTGCAGAGGCCAGGGGAGAGGTGGCATACGGCGGCGAGTTTCTCCGCTGGTTCAGCGAGGAGGCCGTGCGCATCTCGGGTCGCTATGGACAGAACCCCGAGGGCACCGCAACGATGGTCGTCTCGGAACGTCCTGTCGGCCCGTGTTTTCTCATCACCCCGTGGAACTTTCCCCTCGCTATGGCGACGCGAAAGATCGCACCCGCTCTCGCGGCCGGCTGCACCGTCGTGGTCAAGCCGGCCGAGCTCACTCCGCTGACGACCCTGTTCTTCGCCCAGCTGCTCGAGGATTCGGGGCTTCCGGCCGGCGTGCTGAACGTCATCACCACGTCGACGTCGGGGCCCGTCTCCGAGCCGATCATCTCCGACCCTCGCCTCCGAAAGCTGAGCTTCACCGGGTCGACCGCTGTCGGCCAGAAGCTGATCGCCCAGTCGGCGACGAACGTTCTGCGTACCTCAATGGAGCTGGGTGGCAACGCGCCCTTCGTGGTGTTCGACGACGCCGACCTCGACAAGGCGGTCGAGGGTGCGCTGCTCGCGAAGTTCCGCAACATCGGCCAGGCCTGCACGGCCGCGAACCGCTTCATCGTGCAGGAGTCCGTGGCAGAGGAGTTCGGGCGCCGCATCGCGGAGCGCGTCGCGGGCTTCACCATCGGTCGAGGCACAGACGACGGCGTCGACATCGGCCCGCTCATCAACGACAAGGCCGTCGACAAGGCGGATGCGCTCGTGCAGGATGCGCTCTCGCGAGGCGCCTCGCTCGTCACCGGCGGCAAGCGAATCGAGGGTGCCGGCAGCTTCTACGAGCCGACGGTCGTCGCGGGCGTCGTCGCGGGAAGCGACATCCTGCGGGAAGAGATCTTCGGCCCTGTGGTGTCGATCGTGACGTTCCGAGACGAAGACGAGGGCGTGCGGCTCGCGAACGACACGGAGTACGGACTCGTGAGCTACGTCTTCACCCGCGACCTCGCGCGCGGCCAGCGCATGATCGACAGGCTCGACACCGGCATGATGGGCCTCAACGTGGGCGTCGTCTCGAACGCCGCCGCACCCTTCGGCGGCGTCAAGATGTCCGGGCTCGGCCGTGAGGGCGGCCTCGAGGGAATCCACGAATACCTCTCGACGAAGTACACGCTGATTCCGCACTCCTAG
- a CDS encoding ABC transporter ATP-binding protein, which translates to MSTTAEPRRRFGRSPKVDDGPRARFSQLLPYLTEHKKILGVVIVLSVLGAGASLAQPLLVSQVITVVQKGDPLGTLVTALVVLVVVSGLISGFQHYLLQRTGTAVVLSARRQLVRRMLRLPIREFDVRRTGDLVSRVGSDTTLLYAVITQGLVDAIGGSLVFVGALIAMLIIDPVLLGLTVLVIAVSVVTVVLISGRVRTASRKQQEKVGDLAAAVERSLGAIRTVRASNATEREIAAIEQDARGAYDMGVRVAKISALVVPIAGIALQVSLLVVLGVGGFRVAAGTITIASLISFILFLFMMIMPLGQAFGALNSVNQALGALGRIQEIIDLPGETQFDEQLSRGAAATVPADGVALEFDEVHFAYSGTPEGASDAPATVAEGDVPAGGPMASGVLHGVSFAARQGQRTALVGPSGAGKSTMLALIERFYDPTSGTVRLGGVDLRAIDRETLRSQIGYVEQDAPVLAGTIRENLLLASPAASDADCVRVLHAVNLGEVLGRSEKGLDAAVGEDGVMLSGGERQRLAIARALLSAPPILLLDESTSSLDGLNEQMLREAIDAVAENRTLIVIAHRLSTVVDSDQIVVLEHGRVVGVGTHSELVVSTPLYKDLAKHQLLV; encoded by the coding sequence ATGAGCACCACCGCAGAGCCCCGTCGTCGATTCGGGAGAAGCCCCAAGGTCGACGACGGACCTCGCGCCCGGTTCAGCCAGCTGCTGCCCTATCTGACCGAGCACAAGAAGATCCTGGGCGTCGTGATCGTGCTCAGTGTGCTGGGCGCGGGCGCGAGCCTGGCCCAGCCCCTGCTCGTCAGCCAGGTCATCACCGTGGTGCAAAAGGGTGACCCCCTCGGAACCCTGGTGACCGCGCTGGTGGTTCTCGTCGTCGTGTCGGGGCTCATCTCCGGCTTCCAGCACTACCTCCTGCAGCGCACGGGAACGGCGGTCGTGCTCTCGGCACGGCGCCAGCTCGTGAGGCGCATGCTGCGCCTGCCCATCCGGGAATTCGACGTGCGGCGCACCGGCGACCTCGTGAGCCGGGTGGGCAGCGACACCACATTGCTGTATGCGGTCATCACGCAGGGACTCGTCGATGCGATCGGTGGCTCCCTGGTGTTCGTGGGCGCGCTCATCGCCATGCTCATCATCGATCCCGTCCTCCTCGGCCTCACCGTTTTAGTGATCGCCGTCTCCGTCGTGACCGTGGTGCTCATCTCCGGCCGGGTGCGCACAGCGAGCCGCAAGCAGCAGGAGAAGGTCGGCGACCTCGCGGCCGCCGTCGAGCGCTCCCTCGGTGCCATCCGCACCGTGCGCGCCTCGAACGCGACGGAGCGCGAGATCGCGGCGATCGAGCAGGATGCGCGTGGTGCCTACGACATGGGCGTACGAGTCGCCAAGATCTCGGCCCTCGTGGTGCCGATCGCGGGAATCGCTCTGCAGGTGTCTCTGCTGGTCGTTCTCGGCGTCGGCGGCTTCAGGGTTGCGGCCGGCACCATCACGATCGCCAGTCTGATCTCGTTCATCCTGTTCCTGTTCATGATGATCATGCCGCTGGGCCAGGCCTTCGGAGCGCTCAACTCGGTGAACCAGGCGCTGGGCGCCCTCGGCCGAATCCAGGAGATCATCGATCTGCCGGGCGAGACCCAATTCGACGAGCAGCTCTCGCGCGGTGCGGCCGCGACCGTACCGGCCGACGGTGTCGCGCTCGAGTTCGACGAGGTGCACTTCGCCTACTCGGGAACGCCCGAGGGCGCTTCGGATGCCCCCGCGACCGTCGCCGAGGGCGACGTCCCCGCGGGCGGTCCCATGGCATCCGGCGTTCTTCACGGCGTGAGCTTCGCGGCGCGCCAGGGCCAGCGCACGGCGCTCGTCGGACCGTCCGGCGCGGGCAAGAGCACCATGCTCGCCCTGATCGAGCGCTTCTACGACCCGACCTCCGGCACCGTGCGGCTCGGCGGCGTCGACCTCCGGGCCATCGACCGCGAGACGCTCAGATCGCAGATCGGCTACGTGGAGCAGGACGCCCCCGTGCTCGCCGGCACGATACGCGAGAACCTGCTCCTGGCCTCACCCGCCGCGAGCGATGCCGACTGTGTGCGCGTTCTGCATGCGGTCAACCTCGGGGAGGTGCTCGGGCGCAGCGAGAAGGGCCTCGACGCCGCCGTCGGCGAAGACGGCGTGATGCTCTCGGGCGGAGAACGCCAGCGGCTCGCCATCGCCCGGGCGCTGCTCAGCGCCCCGCCCATCCTTCTTCTCGACGAATCGACGTCGAGCCTCGACGGGCTGAACGAGCAGATGCTGCGCGAGGCGATCGACGCGGTCGCAGAGAACCGCACGCTGATCGTGATCGCGCACCGGCTGTCGACCGTCGTCGACTCCGACCAGATCGTGGTGCTCGAGCACGGACGCGTGGTCGGAGTGGGAACCCACTCCGAGCTGGTCGTCTCGACGCCCCTCTATAAAGACCTCGCGAAGCACCAGCTGCTGGTGTGA